TGACCAACAAGGCGGTGCTCGGGGTCGACGGCGACACGACGGTCACCGGGCTGCGGCTGCGCGACAACGTGACGGGCGAGCAGACCACATTGCCGGTGACCGGAGTGTTCGTGGCAATCGGCCACGAACCGCGCTCGGCGCTGGTGCGCGACGCGGTGGACCTCGATCCGGACGGCTACGTGGTGGTCCAGGGCCGGACTACCAGCACGTCGCTGGAAGGTGTGTTTGCCGCCGGCGACCTGGTGGACCGCAGCTACCGGCAGGCGGTCACCGCCGCCGGCAGCGGGTGTGCCGCCGCGATCGACGCCGAGCGCTGGCTCGCCGAGCACGAAACTACCGGCGAGACCGGCAGTACCGACACCCTGATTGGAGCAAAGCGATGAGCAACGCCGACAAGTCCGGCACCATCGAGGTTTCCGACGCCTCCTTCTCCACCGACGTGTTGTCCAGTGACAAGCCGGTGCTGGTCGACTTCTGGGCAACGTGGTGCGGGCCGTGCAAGATGGTGGCTCCGGTGCTCGAGGAGATCGCTACCGAACGATCGGCGCAGCTGAAGGTCGCCAAACTGGACGTGGACGCCAACCCCGAGACGGCGCGCGACTTTCAGGTGGTGTCGATCCCCACCA
The nucleotide sequence above comes from Mycobacterium vicinigordonae. Encoded proteins:
- the trxA gene encoding thioredoxin; translated protein: MSNADKSGTIEVSDASFSTDVLSSDKPVLVDFWATWCGPCKMVAPVLEEIATERSAQLKVAKLDVDANPETARDFQVVSIPTMILFKGGEPVKRIVGAKGKAALLRELSDAVPDLG